The Cryptococcus neoformans var. neoformans B-3501A chromosome 4, whole genome shotgun sequence genome has a window encoding:
- a CDS encoding hypothetical protein (Match to ESTs gb|CF186795.1|CF186795, gb|CF193790.1|CF193790, gb|CF193789.1|CF193789): MPAPPFGTASAYTDSFPAPPPKQVTVTAETCYNLGVFRDIVRQYRKLDDQIIIRLNRAQAELRDHTRTSTGGSWIGGGVKSMDGAEGMCVKIWSEMMAGWAHRQTLLTFCSQTVQSSVEGKRNEGGHVRGIKEEEVLADQLASEESIEAIIRKRTLEAFKSRCPFFTPSDATSKAWFNLADRGLKGHGPDLP, translated from the exons ATGCCAGCACCACCATTCGGCACAGCGTCAGCGTACACGGATTCTTTCCCAGCGCCGCCACCAAAGCAAGTAACGGTTACAGCAGAGACATGTTACAATCTCGGCGTCTTCAGAG ATATTGTCAGGCAATATAGAAAGCTTGATGACCAAATTATAATTCGACTGAATAGAGCGCAAGCAGAGCTCCGAGATCATACAAGGACGTCGACCGGAGGTTCATGGATCGGTGGCGGAGTCAAGTCGATGGATGGTGCAGAAGGCATGTGTGTCAAGATATGGAGCGAGATGATGG CTGGGTGGGCACACAGACAGACACTCTTGACATTCTGCAGCCAAACAGTCCAGTCTTCTGtcgaaggaaaaagaaacgaAGGAGGGCATGTAAGAGGgatcaaggaagaagaggttttG GCCGACCAATTAGCAAGTGAAGAGAGTATCGAAGCCATCATTCGCAAACGAACGCTTGAGG CCTTTAAATCCAGATGTCCTTTCTTCACGCCTTCAGATGCCACCTCTAAAGCATGGTTTAATCTCGCGGACAGAGGGCTGAAAGGCCATGGACCAGATCTTCCTTAG
- a CDS encoding hypothetical protein (Match to EST gb|AA051869.1|AA051869; HMMPfam hit to Arginosuc_synth, Arginosuccinate synthase, score: 727.3, E(): 8.3e-216) yields the protein MVATGEKKGKVILAYSGGLDTSCILLWLIEQGYEVVAYMADVGQEEDFEAARAKAMQCGAVGFHLADLKREFVEELIYPAVQCNAIYENVYLLGTSLARPVIARGMIEAAVKEGCDFVSHGCTGKGNDQVRFELAFYGLAPNIKVIAPWRLPEFYERFDGRSALLEYAAKNGIPVTQTAAKPWSTDENLFHISYEAGILEDPNQTPPDDMWKLTVSPEKAPDAPERVHIEFAKGLPVKVTFPADGNTVTDSVDIFLTLNALARRHGVGRIDIVENRFIGVKSRGCYESPAATILRAAHMDLEGLTLDRNVRALRDQFVTTQLSQILYNGFFFSPEREFITAAIPASQKTVNGVVRLKLYKGNVVVEGRDADEGLYDAKFTSMDEMGGFEPTATSGFIEISSIRIKAWGRANIKRGQDGVSPKDVYHREN from the exons ATGGTTGCTACtggtgagaagaagggcaaagtCATTCTCGCCTACTCTGGTGGTCTTG ACACTTCTTGCATTCTTCTCTGGCTTATCGAGCAAGGCTATGAGGTTGTTGCCTATATGGCTGATGTTGGTCAGGAGGAGGACTTTGAGGCTGCTCGTGCCAAGGCTATGCAGTGTGGTGCCGTTGGTTTCCACCTTGCCGACTTGAAGCGAGAGTTTGTTGAGGAGCTCATTTACC CCGCCGTTCAATGTAACGCCATCTATGAGAACGTGTACCTCCTCGGTACTTCCCTTGCCCGTCCTGTTATCGCCCGAGGCATGATCGAGGCTGCCGTCAAGGAAGGTTGCGACTTTGTCTCTCACGGTTGTACCGGCAAGGGTAACGACCAAGTCCGATTCGAGCTCGCCTTTTACGGTCTCGCCCCCAACATCAAGGTCATTGCTCCCTGGCGATTGCCTGAGTTCTACGAGCGATTCGACGGTCGATCCGCTTTGCTCGAGTACGCCGCTAAGAACGGTATTCCCGTCACCCAGACCGCGGCCAAGCCCTGGTCTACTG ACGAGAACCTCTTCCACATCTCTTACGAGGCCGGTATCCTTGAGGACCCCAACCAGACTCCCCCCGATGACATGTGGAAGCTTACTGTTTCCCCCGAGAAGGCTCCCGATGCCCCCGAGCGAGTTCACATCGAGTTCGCCAAGGGCCTCCCCGTCAAGGTTACTTTCCCTGCTGACGGCAACACTGTGACCGACTCTGTTGACATTTTCCTTACCCTCAACGCTCTTGCCAGGAGGCACGGTGTCGGCCGAATCGACATTGTCGAGAACCGATTCATTGGTGTCAAGTCTCGAGGATGCTACGAGTCTCCGGCCGCCACCATCCTCCGAGCTGCCCACATGGACCTCGAAGGTTTGACCCTTGATCGAAACGTCCGAGCTCTCCGAGACCAATTCGTTACCACCCAACTCTCTCAGATCCTCTACAAcggtttcttcttctcccccgAGCGTGAATTCATCACTGCCGCCATCCCTGCTTCTCAGAAGACTGTCAACGGTGTCGTCCGACTCAAGCTCTACAAGGGCAACGTTGTTGTCGAGGGCCGAGATGCCGATGAGGGCTTGTACGACGCCAAGTTCACCTCTATGGACGAGATGGGCGGTTTCGAGCCCACTGCGACCAGCGGCTTCATCGAAATTTCTTCTATCAGGATCAAGGCTTGGGGCAGAGCCAA CATCAAGCGAGGCCAGGACGGTGTCTCCCCCAAAGACGTGTACCACCGTGAAAACTAG
- a CDS encoding hypothetical protein (HMMPfam hit to Glycos_transf_1, Glycosyl transferases group 1, score: 85.4, E(): 1.4e-22) has product MSRPLRIGFIHPDLGIGGAERLVVDAALSLKNKGHHVTIFTSRHDPSRCFPETIDGTLPVHVLGSSLPRSFHPKFPFTILFSILRSLLLAVLLLTSLLLPGPLSIANPLSPLQGFDIFFVDQQSVAVPLLRFVSGTRIVFYCHFPDKLLSGGWEIDVGKDKAVVERKGVGILKRMYRWPIDKLEEYTTGQSDIIISNSEFSSRVFALAFPSLAQKPRRVVYPCIDLSSYTSTSSDVKDGSVNLIQSDRPTIISFNRFEAKKNVDLAIRTFAKLRDDDLISKEEFGNLRFVVGGGYDPDQRDNVQTLLHLQNLCTNLSLSHHTIPSSSPISPNTQIIFLLNFSSAQRAHLLTSPSTLALLYTPTNEHFGIVPIEAGACGLPVLACDTGGPVETVVDFSIPSNAENGTGLLRPPRAEEWAPALTTLLHLSSSQRSIISQSAQTRIAENFSLATMGTQLEKACRDALAMGDLHVQVGDKLIWGGLGLMGFAAGGLGVIWMVWGV; this is encoded by the exons ATGAGCCGCCCCCTCCGAATAGGGTTTATACACCCAGACCTTGGAATAG GCGGGGCAGAGCGTCTCGTAGTGGACGCGGCTCTATCTCTCAAAAACAAAGGCCACCATGTCACGATATTCACTTCGAGGCATGATCCTTCTCGGTGCTTTCCAGAGACTATAGATGGCACTCTTCCAGTCCATGTCCTCGGATCGTCCCTTCCTCGATCATTCCACCCCAAATTCCcattcaccatcctcttctccatcctccgatcccttcttcttgctgtccttctcctcacgtctcttcttttacCCGGTCCGCTATCCATTGCCAACCCTCTTTCGCCTCTTCAAGGGTTCGATATCTTCTTTGTCGATCAGCAAAGTGTTGCTGTGCCGCTTCTGAGGTTTGTTAGCGGGACAAGGATCGTATTTTACTGTCATTTCCCCGACAAACTGCTTAGCGGAGGATGGGAGATCGATGTGGGCAAAGATAAGGCCGTggtggagagaaaaggTGTTGGCATACTGAAGCGCATGTACCGGTGGCCTATCGACAAGCTCGAGGAGTATACGACTG GTCAATcggacatcatcatctccaactCTGAATTCTCTTCTCGCGTTTTTGCCCTcgctttcccttctctcgcccAGAAACCTCGCCGAGTGGTCTACCCTTGTATCGACCTATCTTCTTACacatcaacttcttctgATGTCAAGGATGGAAGCGTCAACCTTATTCAATCCGATCGACCTACAATCATTTCTTTTAACAGGTTtgaggcgaagaagaatgtgGACCTAGCCATAAGGACTTTTGCAAAACTTCGTGACGATGATCTCATCTCAAAGGAAGAGTTTGGAAATCTTCGATTTGTCGTTGGCG GGGGGTACGACCCTGATCAACGGGACAATGTCCaaactcttctccacctccaaaaCCTCTGTACTAACCTCTCCTTATCACATCATACcattccctcttcctctccaatcTCTCCCAACACGCAAATCattttcctcctcaactTTTCCTCTGCCCAGCGCGCCCATCTCCTtacttctccttctacCTTAGCGCTCTTGTACACACCCACCAACGAACATTTCGGTATCGTCCCCATCGAAGCCGGGGCCTGCGGATTACCCGTATTGGCATGCGATACCGGCGGTCCGGTAGAGACCGTCGTTGATttttccatcccttccaatGCTGAGAACGGCACGGGTCTCCTACGACCACCCCGAGCTGAAGAATGGGCACCAGCGTTGAccactctcctccatctctcttcttcccaacgCTCCATTATCTCTCAGAGTGCTCAAACCCGTATCGCCGAAAACTTTTCCTTGGCTACGATGGGGACGCAGCTTGAGAAGGCTTGTCGGGATGCGCTAGCGATGGGTGATTTGCATGTTCAAGTTGGGGATAAGCTGATTTGGGGTGGACTGGGATTAATGGGTTTTGCAGCGGGTGGGTTGGGCGTTATTTGGATGGTATGGGGGGTTTGA
- a CDS encoding hypothetical protein (HMMPfam hit to Sybindin, Sybindin-like family, score: 35.5, E(): 1.1e-11), which yields MTIHALWIISKAGGLVFSRSYSDALPQLPVNTILTLAGILHGIHAITARLTPSPAASSQNQSQGPGSTGGLESFEAEGWGGKVFLTPTGTKFVLLHSLPQAGLDDLLKRIYEISIKADYVSLLL from the exons ATGACCATCCACGCTCTATGGATAATAAGCAAAGCAGGCGGTCTCGTCTTTTCCCGTTCTTACAGTG aCGCTCTTCCTCAATTACCAGTCAACACCATCCTCACGCTCGCCGGTATCTTGCACGGTATTCACGCTATCACCGCACGTCTTACCCCTTCACCCGCTGCTTCCAGCCAAAACCAGAGCCAAGGCCCAGGATCTACAGGGGGGCTAGAGAGTTTCGAGGCTGAGGGATGGGGTGGAAAGGTGTTTTTGACTCCTACTG GCACAAAGTTTGTATTGTTACATTCATTACCTCAAGCAGGCTTAGATGATCTTTTAAAACGGATATACGAAATTT CCATCAAAGCTGACTACGTCTCCCTCTTATTATAG
- a CDS encoding hypothetical protein (HMMPfam hit to Peptidase_C48, Ulp1 protease family, C-terminal catalytic domain, score: 109.3, E(): 8.9e-30) — protein MSNVVNGYSPYGASQRKGAASGRSSLAKAVPQGEFYSNPKASGSRELNTPTQQNTRASTSNTRSLSRNQLLANARGTHSAGLHDDSDDAEGSPVRRAYKPDETEDDVPVLVELPNKEPSSAQPTRRTGGEQGTNSNPFKGKGKAADVFGNHRDARHPQPSRAAKNDDEVEYMPHGEVKITKEMRVAELDMLTKQVTPRFGQRQRRPMNNKDGNQVKISNRAPTQVLKSPGDSVPLNFNLAWISPNTILRCTGITFDGKELRLACEGGGSSWKIDFKKMISIQLCTSQEHPFICFEVNPNDTDRGSFSNLLDGKKLNYEGTVQLCIKPSKSLQTAQRLDTFLSRLRSQAVDRVDELDQASCKLLSESCNSQVLDTRARHEAQRRVKAAEAAEKRIASRASSPIDSWPYGIDDKKEEKEKKPAAKGGRARRVLTILCSAPQPVVPVRRSSRRSTNKLIEEISSDDERPVHVSKEPPPANKNELYFCYPPTEKAAVSITQGDKYRVKVGEFLNDTLLEFGLRHVLSQVTDARREETHVFNSFFYGKLSNKSKGNKPTPEGWPAYNSVQRWTRNKNVFDKRFIIVPINEHFHWYLAVIINPRGILRPRAPEPALEISRPNTRATAGSMVGGSPGHHYSELMEDPKIEAGPELSAEAQAHKDASLEKEKGAPGLPSAQSNQSPKRSLAQSLTPPKTRKSPFFQSSPLTPAPEDGNGEFPHPGDQSVDPLDVMSQQTDTERDEDIEMKDVRNGVQEIDLGGPPNSKNEKDGSGDEGTGGFIVTPTLLAMQQQQNQVEKGAKLPMVTTVVDDDEEQAKAKAKNSASAKKGKSKGQDANFEDGRTWIITFDSLGGAHRAVGTNLSRWLQYEAKNKLNIDYEPEDAQYWHGKVPQQGNFYDCGLFVVHYAKQLLQRPEEVLSFVQRRQPPEWSPEVGEWRADLDRFWQASETKNLRISWVVTMDDLASEWGKVEKEKPKAADDAEGEGDASQVEEVTKEEREAEARMEKEVEQELKRRQEEIDKGEGGKGERERDGEGDETREGSEATEKDMEKEQPPDENAEDSELPLHPDFDPSLDLQLDPEFDHPENSTSTPVTSQTKQISASAHLEPASPDSSAVSDAYAEKGTSTVADADTTMESQQDDAAINWESPIPIKPALDFFDQDQATAEMEQESKMNGEVAMLIDDGDLVPSSPLPSQSLRTHISPSHGTHLRFEEEDESESEMPGDEVKKKEKARFFAPSNDSTPHITKPPFRSSAAKKPRHHADRVSSPIDDGPFAGLSESAPNANSRSRSGSIHRSASVSRKASDTTRDDGEDRVNEADEDRLEGERESTASRVSSPKKLAPASTYAPTSARKAPKRVAGRNDAETRANKRTKGGSKGKGRPSTGASRDEAIELDSD, from the exons ATGTCAAATGTTGTAAACGGATACTCCCCATACGGTGCGAGtcagaggaaaggagcggcCTCAGGTCGATCAAGTCTTGCGAAAGCCGTACCACAAGGCGAATTCTATTCCAACCCCAAGGCTTCCGGCTCGCGAGAACTCAACACTCCTACCCAACAGAACACCCGTGCCAGCACCTCAAATACCCGCTCTCTGTCAAGGAATCAACTACTCGCTAATGCCCGGGGCACTCATTCTGCTGGCTTACATGACGATAGTGATGATGCTGAGGGATCCCCGGTACGAAGGGCGTACAAGCCTGATGAaacagaagatgatgtcCCTGTTCTTGTCGAATTACCGAACAAAGAACCCTCCAGTGCCCAACCTACAAGACGCACAGGTGGAGAGCAAGGGACAAATTCAAATCCCTTCAAAGGCAAGGGGAAAGCTGCAGATGTATTCGGGAATCATCGCGACGCCCGgcatcctcaaccttctcgtGCGGCCAaaaatgacgatgaagtcGAGTATATGCCGCACGGGGAGGTCAAAATTACAAAGGAGATGCGTGTTGCCGAGTTAGATATGCTTACGAAGCAGGTGACGCCGAGGTTTGGGCAGAGGCAGCGGCGACCGATGAATAACAAGGACGGAAATCAGGTCAAG ATTTCAAATCGTGCGCCAACCCAAGTTCTAAAGAGTCCCGGTGATTCTGTTCCACTTAATTTCAACCTTGCATGGATCTCCCCAAACACAATCTTGCGGTGCACCGGGATAACGTttgatggaaaagagcTGAGGTTGGCATGTGAAGGCGGAGGCTCATCATGGAAAATTGATTTCAAGAAAATGATCAGTATACAG TTGTGCACAAGCCAAGAACATCCTTTCATTTGTTTCGAAGTGAACCCCAACGACACCGATCGTGGTTCATTCAGTAATCTTTTGGACGGAAAGA AACTGAATTATGAGGGCACAGTTCAACTTTGCATAAAGCCTTCTAAATCATTGCAAACTGCTCAAAGGCTCGATACGTTTTTGTCACGATTGAGATCTCAAGCGGTTGACCGAGTCGACGAGCTAGA CCAAGCATCTTGCAAGCTGCTCTCCGAGTCGTGCAACTCCCAAGTCCTCGATACTAGGGCCCGTCATGAAGCTCAGCGACGTGTTAAAGCGGCGGAAGCAGCCGAGAAACGGATTGCAAGTCGGGCCTCTTCCCCCATAGACTCGTGGCCGTACGGAATCGACgataaaaaagaagaaaaggagaagaaaccTGCCGCCAAGGGAGGTAGAG CAAGGCGTGTTTTGACGATTTTGTGCAGCGCCCCTCAACCTGTTGTGCCCGTTCGTCGGAGTTCACGTCGTTCGACTAACAAGCTCATCGAAGAAATTTCCTCTGACGATGAAAGACCTGTACATGTCTCCAAGGAACCGCCACCAGCGAACAAGAACGAGTTATACTTCTGTTACCCACCAACGGAAAAGGCTGCGGTGAGCATCACACAGGGCGATAAGTACAGAGTAAAGGTTGGCGAGTTCTTAAATGATACTTTGCTGGAATTTGGTTTAAG GCATGTGTTGAGTCAAGTGACCGAtgcgagaagagaggaaacTCATGTTTTTAATTCGTTCTTCTATGGTAAACTGTCGAACAAGTCGAAAGG GAATAAACCTACACCTGAAGGCTGGCCAGCGTACAACTCCGTCCAGAGGTGGACTCGAAATAAGAATGTTTTTGATAAGCGGTTCATCATCGTGCCAATCAATGAACA CTTTCATTGGTACTTGGCTGTCATAATCAACCCTCGAGGTATCCTTCGGCCCCGTGCTCCAGAACCTGCCCTAGAAATCTCTCGTCCTAACACACGCGCCACAGCCGGAAGTATGGTTGGTGGAAGTCCTGGGCATCACTATTCAGAGCTTATGGAAGATCCCAAGATCGAAGCTGGACCTGAACTTTCCGCAGAGGCACAAGCACACAAGGATGCATCGCtcgaaaaagaaaagggagcCCCTGGTTTACCTTCTGCGCAATCCAATCAGTCTCCCAAGCGATCCCTAGCCCAATCTCTTACGCCTCCAAAAACTCGAAAATCTCCTTTTTTCCAGTCGTCACCGCTAACGCCTGCACCAGAAGACGGCAATGGAGAGTTCCCACATCCAGGAGATCAGTCTGTAGATCCACTCGATGTCATGAGCCAGCAGACAGATACTGAGAGGGACGAAGATATAGAGATGAAGGACGTGCGCAATGGAGTGCAGGAAATTGACTTGGGTGGACCACCCAACTCCAAAAatgaaaaggatggaagtgGTGATGAGGGAACTGGGGGTTTTATTGTCACTCCGACACTGCTAGCtatgcagcagcagcagaatcAAGTTGAGAAGGGTGCCAAGCTACCTATGGTTACCACTGtggttgatgatgacgaggaacAGGCGAAAGCCAAGGCAAAGAATTCAGCATcagcgaagaaggggaagtCCAAGGGACAAGATGCCAATTTTGAAGACGGCCG TACATGGATTATCACCTTTGATTCTCTCGGAGGCGCTCACAGGGCGGTTGGCACCAATCTTTCAAGATGGTTGCAGTATGAAGCTAAGAATAAGCTTAATATTGACTATGAGCCTGAAGACGCGCAGTACTGGCACGGCAAA GTACCCCAGCAAGGAAATTTTTATGACTGTGGCTTGTTCGTAGTCCATTATGCCAAGCAGCTTTTGCAACGGCCTGAAGAAGTTCTCTCTTTCGTACAA CGTCGTCAACCTCCCGAATGGTCACCTGAAGTTGGTGAATGGCGCGCCGACCTTGACAGGTTTTGGCAAGCCTCTGAAACCAAAAACCTCCGTATATCCTGGGTCGTAACCATGGATGACCTGGCTAGCGAGTGGGGGAAGGTCGAAAAGGAGAAGCCAAAAGCGGCGGATGATGCGGAGGGCGAAGGGGATGCGAGTCAAGTCGAGGAAGTGaccaaggaggaaagagaggcgGAAGCGCgtatggagaaggaagtggagCAGGAGTTGAAGCGACGGCAGGAGGAAATCGACAAGGGcgagggaggaaagggagaaagagagagagatggagaaggcgaCGAAACTAGGGAGGGGTCAGAAGCGACGGAGAAAGACATGGAGAAAGAACAACCTCCAGATGAAAATGCCGAAGATTCTGAacttccccttcatcccGATTTCGATCCTTCCCTAGACCTCCAGCTCGACCCCGAATTCGACCATCCAGAAAACTCCACATCTACACCTGTTACCTCCCAAACTAAACAAATTTCTGCTTCCGCTCACCTCGAGCCGGCATCCCCAGATTCATCTGCTGTTAGCGACGCTTACGCTGAAAAGGGTACCAGCACCGTCGCCGATGCTGATACCACAATGGAGAGTCAACAGGACGATGCGGCTATCAACTGGGAGAGTCCTATACCGATCAAACCGGCTCTAGACTTCTTCGATCAAGATCAAGCGACTGCAGAGATGGAGCAAGAAAGTAAGATGAATGGCGAGGTAGCCATGCTGATAGATGATGGCGACCTGGTCCCTTCCTCACCCTTGCCATCGCAATCTCTGCGGACTCATATTTCTCCAAGTCATGGGACCCATCTTagatttgaagaagaagacgaatcGGAAAGTGAAATGCCTGGGGATGaggtaaagaagaaggagaaagc CCGTTTTTTCGCACCTTCCAACGACTCTACACCTCATATCACAAAACCTCCTTTCAGATCATCAGCTGCCAAAAAGCCCAGACACCATGCAGACAGGGTGAGTAGTCCGATTGACGATGGGCCATTTGCAGGTTTAAGCGAAAGCGCACCAAACGCCAATTCTAGATCGAGGTCGGGGTCCATTCACAGATCGGCTTCAGTCTCCAGAAAGGCGTCTGACACAACCAGAGACGACGGCGAGGACAGGGTCAATGAAGCTGATGAAGACAGACTGGAAGGCGAGCGAGAGAGTACAGCCTCACGCGTGTCGTCACCCAAGAAGCTTGCCCCTGCTAGCACATACGCGCCCACATCTGCAAGAAAGGCGCCAAAGAGAGTTGCAGGAAGGAATGATGCAGAGACTAGGGCCAATAAGCGGACAAAGGGAGGAAGTAAGGGTAAGGGAAGGCCGTCCACGGGTGCATCGAGGGATGAAGCTATCGAGTTGGATTCAGATTAG